The following coding sequences lie in one Heteronotia binoei isolate CCM8104 ecotype False Entrance Well chromosome 6, APGP_CSIRO_Hbin_v1, whole genome shotgun sequence genomic window:
- the ZNF518A gene encoding zinc finger protein 518A → MSFEQEQSFYIEKTSLLKDNVLDRICDPVSETAVQKSTPQPAVSDILSYGLKNVKIELPRVDIPNEVIAKHEIDRYMRLFRCKEKPATVFYIQEDVNGSYPNCSEIFAPQSKPELHHEEGLKTSAKILNFSCTKCRNNIRYSPNDLQKHFQMLHHGELPSYPCEMCNFSANDFQSFNQHRRTHRSTLVKCEICNDEHRYTLLDLTKHFTSRHCVNGHFQCARCRFSTLDVGTFVQHIHRHNEIQYKCDRCQHVSFSKEEFQKHVVSHTGTFPFSCQYCNYMASRKTYLLKHIIALHRDHLYAKDKMDTDNSEKKMETSTGLKLILKRYKTGASRKALWKRKRITSGSCGIEEKEQVVGDTNKIEPASEEVSQLAKELQLNQDHTFLGEKHTHSGTKSSTVLQYNRAEDGLCSGVGLLKKAVHGPTVLMVKNNKISVPANYSAKFMGLKMVDGKQHIVIKLLPSDKPKLAAGNKIDGVKDSSAEYLQHTSDNLSMHSGAVLHESNQQMPTNNSVHSLAPAFSNQYSGKIKQESDNYIGWDTSRAVVPPVAVVGKCATRFAVKPETATLGSGWTGTKDNVSWRNSIPQDHPQVFSSAGTNMLHYDPMKKTFPSQFKILNGEVNNNSTYITDYYPTDFANQTTLPFHNYSKIGILDTSKELTSSKTFSVQSNPVGETTACFPQSAAGLNLAKRSSVPLVYGSVNTKNAPVFSTGQSKYAIDGQCCAENHHDGKRYLSTRVNQVLEHVAEKSKQDNASNCINSCMPKITSVFSLQSNQASNYLSPEVNKSLQDVLKVKPTIQPQRYIKTDYNQPFSNSSDCKRFTPFRDQTIMSSLAHSPATFKRELNVNFNTMNESVYFRNERRVPITSHRTQEVQSTPRTTGIGALLKTQTDTIITQQLAKDKLHYAMQGPNATCPSFSEQKKTLLLQSSPSRFFVPLRLAHQQGLQVITGKPSPNISSSNTQATRPTPLLLNKGPGMILTFGSGSLGTISNATENNSQVLDKFSSKECAKEAVSTSQLELKIGSSRSVKNAFGVGACSEAVSVSSVGISPKEPLNVTNSGDWHESGISSVKILTGYQGSKVDSSESRKQQEIGQEQPVYALLPNGRQAVFLKCMSPNKSLVQNRNVFHNTACTQNTEPKKPGAMQQKVFLKIKTFPAAENCQPVSNVVSSSQFNNMHSLNSPALEQKKTAFSSSDALILPGKLMPANACLSSCKSKDPFTSVESLHSSKHVTTRSQKCPSESVQTMTKKGSSFGSQMSTGTMTNKISKPKRHSKQTNVKVSTVAASQKNRNLKRKAKDDLQESPRKKMLHRKCKEKNQIDISELESLIQAPCRQKVSKDTVRILKLLPFNSKQLIKCPRRNQPVVVLNHPDADVPEVVNVMKTIAKFKGHVLKVSLSKRTIDALLEPAYYGDSLYIITDDLPRRKRRMLKPISPVKERFVLKLTLKKTSKNNYQIVKTTSDNTLKTKFSCWFCGRIFDNQDNWVGHGQRHLMEATRDWNSLG, encoded by the coding sequence atgtcatttgaaCAGGAACAGTCCTTTTACATTGAAAAGACAAGCTTATTAAAAGATAATGTGTTGGATAGAATATGCGATCCAGTATCAGAAACTGCTGTTCAGAAGTCTACACCTCAGCCTGCAGTTTCAGACATTCTCTCCTATGGattaaaaaatgtgaaaatagAATTGCCCAGGGTGGATATCCCCAATGAAGTGATAGCTAAACATGAGATTGACAGATACATGAGATTATTTCGATGTAAAGAGAAACCTGCAACTGTGTTTTACATACAAGAGGATGTGAATGGTAGCTATCCAAATTGTTCTGAGATTTTTGCTCCACAAAGTAAACCAGAACTACACCATGAAGAGGGGTTGAAAACATCTGCAAAAATACTGAATTTTAGCTGTACAAAATGCAGAAACAACATTCGATACAGCCCAAATGATTTACAGAAACATTTTCAGATGCTGCACCATGGAGAGTTGCCATCTTACCCCTGTGAAATGTGTAATTTTTCAGCTAATGACTTTCAGTCATTTAACCAACACCGTCGGACGCATCGTAGCACTTTAGTGAAGTGTGAAATCTGTAATGATGAACATAGATACACATTGTTGGATTTGACAAAACATTTTACATCTAGGCATTGTGTAAATGGTCATTTTCAATGTGCAAGATGTAGATTTTCTACCCTGGATGTAGGCACGTTTGTTCAGCATATTCATAGGCACAATGAAATACAGTATAAATGTGATAGATGTCAACATGTAAGTTTCTCAAAAGAAGAGTTTCAAAAACATGTTGTTTCACACACTGGCACATTTCCCTTTAGTTGTCAGTATTGTAATTACATGGCATCGCGGAAAACCTATCTTTTAAAACATATTATTGCATTGCACAGAGACCACCTCTATGCGAAAGATAAAATGGATACAGATaacagtgagaagaagatggagacTTCAACAGGACTTAAACTTATCTTGAAAAGGTACAAAACGGGGGCTTCAAGAAAGGCACTATGGAAACGTAAAAGAATTACTAGTGGCAGTTGtggaattgaagaaaaagaacaagttgttggagatacaaataaaatagagCCTGCATCTGAAGAGGTAAGCCAGCTTGCAAAAGAGTTGCAGTTAAATCAAGACCACACTTTTCTTGGTGAAAAGCATACCCACAGTGGAACAAAATCctctacagtactgcagtacaaTAGAGCAGAAGATGGATTATGTTCTGGAGTGGGATTGTTGAAAAAAGCTGTTCATGGTCCTACAGTGTTGATggtgaaaaataataaaatatctgTTCCAGCAAACTACAGTGCTAAATTTATGGGATTAAAAATGGTGGATGGAAAGCAACATATAGTAATAAAACTTTTACCCTCAGATAAACCAAAATTGGCAGCAGGAAATAAAATTGATGGGGTTAAAGATAGTTCAGCAGAATATCTGCAGCACACGTCTGACAACCTCAGCATGCATTCAGGTGCTGTACTACATGAAAGTAATCAACAGATGCCTACAAATAATTCTGTTCACTCATTAGCACCTGCATTCTCTAATCAATATTCAGGAAAAATAAAGCAAGAAAGTGACAATTACATTGGTTGGGATACATCTCGAGCTGTTGTACCTCCTGTTGCGGTGGTGGGAAAATGTGCTACGCGTTTTGCAGTGAAGCCAGAAACTGCCACACTTGGTTCTGGCTGGACTGGAACGAAAGATAATGTCTCCTGGAGGAATAGTATACCTCAAGATCATCCTCAGGTATTTTCTTCTGCTGGAACAAATATGCTCCATTATGACCCCATGAAAAAAACTTTTCCGTCACAATTCAAAATACTGAATGGTGAAGTGAACAATAACAGTACATACATTACTGATTATTATCCAACTGATTTTGCTAATCAAACAACATTACCTTTCCATAATTACTCCAAAATAGGCATTCTTGATACATCCAAGGAGCTTACATCCAGCAAGACCTTTTCCGTCCAAAGCAACCCTGTAGGTGAAACTACAGCATGCTTTCCACAGTCTGCAGCAGGGTTAAATTTAGCAAAAAGATCTTCAGTGCCACTTGTTTATGGCAGTGTGAATACTAAGAATGCTCCAGTATTTTCAACTGGTCAGTCCAAATATGCCATTGATGGACAGTGTTGTGCAGAAAATCATCATGATGGCAAGCGATATTTGAGTACTAGGGTAAATCAAGTATTGGAACATGTAGCTGAAAAATCTAAACAAGACAATGCCTCTAACTGTATTAATTCATGTATGCCTAAAATAACATCAGTTTTTTCACTCCAGAGTAATCAGGCATCAAATTATTTGTCACCAGAAGTAAACAAGTCATTACAAGATGTGTTAAAAGTAAAACCAACTATTCAACCACAGAGGTACATAAAAACAGATTACAATCAACCATTTTCAAATAGTTCAGACTGCAAAAGATTTACGCCCTTCAGGGACCAAACAATCATGTCCAGCTTAGCTCATTCTCCTGCTACGTTCAAAAGGGAGCTAAATGTGAATTTCAACACAATGAATGAAAGTGTATATTTTAGGAATGAAAGACGGGTCCCCATAACATCTCATAGAACACAAGAAGTACAGTCAACTCCAAGGACAACAGGAATTGGTGCATTGCTTAAAACACAGACCGATACAATTATAACACAACAGCTGGCAAAAGATAAATTGCACTATGCCATGCAAGGTCCAAATGCTACTTGTCCATCATTTTCAGAACAGAAGAAAACACTGCTACTTCAGTCATCTCCATCAAGGTTTTTTGTACCTTTGCGCCTTGCCCACCAACAAGGATTACAGGTTATTACAGGAAAGCCTTCTCCAAACATAAGTTCATCAAATACTCAGGCAACAAGACCTACACCTTTACTTTTGAACAAAGGACCTGGAATGATTTTGACATTTGGTAGTGGGTCACTTGGAACAATTTCAAATGCCACTGAAAATAATTCTCAGGTTTTAGATAAATTTTCCTCTAAAGAGTGTGCTAAAGAAGCAGTATCTACATCACAACTGGAGTTGAAAATTGGCAGTTCCAGAAGTGTAAAAAATGCTTTTGGTGTTGGTGCATGCAGTGAAGCAGTAAGTGTTTCATCAGTTGGTATATCACCTAAGGAGCCACTTAATGTTACTAATTCAGGTGACTGGCATGAGAGTGGAATTTCCTCTGTGAAAATACTAACAGGTTATCAAGGCAGTAAAGTTGACTCCTCAGAGTCAAGAAAACAACAGGAGATTGGACAAGAACAACCTGTTTATGCACTTTTGCCCAATGGCAGGCAAGCAGTTTTTCTGAAATGTATGTCGCCAAACAAGTCTCTAGTACAGAATCGTAATGTTTTTCATAATACTGCTTGTACTCAAAATACTGAACCAAAGAAACCTGGAGCAATGCAACAAAAGGTTTTTTTGAAAATTAAGACCTTTCCTGCTGCGGAGAACTGTCAACCAGTTAGCAATGTTGTGTCATCTTCACAGTTCAATAATATGCATTCCCTTAATAGCCCTGCACTAGAGCAAAAAAAGACAGCTTTTTCTTCTAGTGATGCCTTAATCTTACCAGGTAAATTGATGCCAGCAAATGCCTGTTTGTCAAGCTGTAAATCCAAGGATCCTTTCACTTCTGTAGAATCTCTACATTCCTCCAAACATGTGACGACACGGTCACAAAAGTGTCCATCTGAGTCAGTGCAAACAATGACCAAGAAAGGGAGTAGTTTTGGAAGCCAGATGTCAACGGGGACTATGACAAACAAAATTTCAAAACCTAAGCGGCATTCAAAGCAAACTAATGTTAAGGTTTCTACTGTTGCAGCTTCGCAGAAGAACAGGAACTTGAAACGGAAAGCTAAGGATGACCTTCAGGAATCCCCTAGAAAGAAAATGTTGCATCGAAAATgtaaagaaaaaaatcagattgATATCAGTGAATTGGAATCTTTGATTCAGGCTCCTTGTAGGCAAAAAGTGTCAAAAGACACTGTGCGGATTCTAAAATTACTTCCTTTTAATTCTAAACAACTTATCAAATGCCCCCGAAGAAATCAGCCAGTTGTAGTACTAAATCATCCTGATGCAGATGTTCCAGAAGTTGTAAATGTTATGAAGACTATTGCTAAATTTAAAGGACATGTGCTAAAGGTTTCTTTGTCAAAGAGGACTATTGATGCTCTTCTGGAACCAGCGTATTATGGTGACAGTTTGTACATAATTACTGATGATCTCCCTCGAAGAAAGCGCAGAATGCTGAAACCTATTAGTCCTGTAAAAGAGaggtttgttttaaaattaacaCTGAAGAAGACTAGCAAAAACAATTATCAGATTGTAAAAACTACCTCTGATAATACGCTGAAAACAAAATTTAGTTGCTGGTTTTGTGGCAGGATATTTGACAATCAGGACAACTGGGTGGGGCATGGGCAGCGTCATCTAATGGAAGCCACTCGAGACTGGAATTCATTAGGGTAA